CACGCCGAGCGATTCGGCCAGGGCGACCAGATCCCGCGAGCGGGCGTCCTGGCGGCCCTCGGCGACATGGAGCTCGTGAATCGACTCGGCATCGTTGCGCAGCCGCGACTGGATCGCGTGAAACCCGAAGATGAAGCGCGTCTCGCGCCCGGAAGCCTTAGCCACGTGCCCTGCCCTTTCGTCTGCCCCGGGCCGGCGCGGAGGCCTGGTCGGCGTCACGCACCAGCCGGAAATCGATCTTGGTGGTTTCCAGGTCGACCCGCATCAGCTGCACGGTGATGCGATCGGACAGGCGGAACCGCTGCCCGGTGCGCTCGCCATACAGCTCGTGACGCGACTCGTCGTACTGGAAGTAGTCTTCACCGAGCTCGGAGATGTGCAGCAGCCCTTCGACGAACACGTCGTCGAGCGCGATGAAGAGGCCGAAGGGTACCACCGAGGAGACGCTGCCGGTGAAGACCTCGCCGATGCGATCCTGCATGTAGAAGCACTTGAGCCAGGCCTCGACGTCGCGGGTCGCGTCATCGGCGCGCCGCTCGGTCTGGGAGCATGCCAGGCCGATGGCCTCCCAGTCGCCCGGGGTGTACTTCTTGCCCTGCAGCACCGCCTTGATCGAGCGGTGGATGAGCAGGTCCGGATAGCGCCGGATCGGCGATGTGAAGTGGGTGTAGGACTCGTAGGCCAGGCCGAAGTGGCCCACGTTGTCCGGGCTGTAGATGGCCTGGCGCAGGGAGCGCAGCATGACCGTCTGCAGCAGCTGTTCGTCGGGCCGGCCCTTCACCTTGTCCAGCAGTTTGGCGTAGTCGGAGGCATGGGGGTCGTCCCCGCCGCCCAGCTGCAGGCCGAACTCGCCCATGAAGCTGCGCAGCTGCTTGAGCTTCTCCACCGACGGGCCTTCATGGACACGGTACAGGGCCGCATGCCGGTGCTTGGCGAGGAATTCCGACGCACACACGTTGGCCGCCAGCATGCACTCCTCGATGATGCGATGGGCGTCGTTGCGCGACTCCGGCACGATGCGCTCGATCTTGCCCTCGTCGTTGAAGATCATGCGCGTCTCGGTGGTCTCGAAGTCGATCGCACCGCGCTTGGCGCGCGCCTTGAGCAGCACCCGGAACAGCTTGTCGAGGTTCTTCAGATCGCCGAGCCGCTCGCCGACGACGGCCAGCGCTTCCGGATCCTTGTCGAACACGGCGGCGGCGACCTGGTTGTAGGTCAGGCGCGCATGGGAGTACATCACCGCCGGGTAGAAACGATACTGCTTGATCGCCCCGGTCGGCCCGATGGCCATGTCGCAGACCATGCACAGGCGGTCCACCTGCGGATTGAGCGAGCACAGCCCGTTGGAGAGCTTCTCCGGCAGCATCGGGATCACCCGGCGCGGGAAATACACCGAGTTACCGCGCTCGCGCGCTTCGTGATCCAGCGCGGAGCCGGGCTCGACGTAATGGGACACGTCGGCGATCGCCACCACCAGGCGGTAGCCACGGCCCTCGCGGGCGCAATACACCGCGTCGTCGAAATCCTTGGCGGTCTCGCCGTCGATGGTCACCAGCGGCAGGTGGCGGATGTCCTCCCGACCGGCCATATCCTTCTTGCGCACCCTGTCGGGCAGCTTGCGGGTCTGCGCCTTGGCCTCAGCCGAGAATTCATGCGGCAGCTCGTGCTTGCGCAGCGCGATCTCCACTTCCATGCCCGGATCGGCGTACTGGCCCAGCACCTCGACCACCTTGCCGATGGGGGCGGTGTAGCGGCTCGGTTGCTCCACCAGCTCGACGACGACCACGTCGCCGGTCTTGACCTTCTTGCTGCGCCCCGGCGCGAGCAGGATGTCGCGGGCGATGCGCTTGTTCTCCGGCGCCACGATAAGCACCCCGTGCTCTTCGATCACGCGCCCGACGATGCGCGAATTGCCACGCTCGAGCACCTCGACGATCTGCC
The nucleotide sequence above comes from Nitrogeniibacter mangrovi. Encoded proteins:
- the rnr gene encoding ribonuclease R; translated protein: MLTEQGRPMTMEHLARALDIREPEMPFFERRLRAMERDGDLMRNRRDAYIIPDKVALIKGRVEGHPDGYGFLIPDEGDEDVFLGPRQMRDVLHGDRAMVRISGVDRRGRPEGQIVEVLERGNSRIVGRVIEEHGVLIVAPENKRIARDILLAPGRSKKVKTGDVVVVELVEQPSRYTAPIGKVVEVLGQYADPGMEVEIALRKHELPHEFSAEAKAQTRKLPDRVRKKDMAGREDIRHLPLVTIDGETAKDFDDAVYCAREGRGYRLVVAIADVSHYVEPGSALDHEARERGNSVYFPRRVIPMLPEKLSNGLCSLNPQVDRLCMVCDMAIGPTGAIKQYRFYPAVMYSHARLTYNQVAAAVFDKDPEALAVVGERLGDLKNLDKLFRVLLKARAKRGAIDFETTETRMIFNDEGKIERIVPESRNDAHRIIEECMLAANVCASEFLAKHRHAALYRVHEGPSVEKLKQLRSFMGEFGLQLGGGDDPHASDYAKLLDKVKGRPDEQLLQTVMLRSLRQAIYSPDNVGHFGLAYESYTHFTSPIRRYPDLLIHRSIKAVLQGKKYTPGDWEAIGLACSQTERRADDATRDVEAWLKCFYMQDRIGEVFTGSVSSVVPFGLFIALDDVFVEGLLHISELGEDYFQYDESRHELYGERTGQRFRLSDRITVQLMRVDLETTKIDFRLVRDADQASAPARGRRKGRARG